The Streptomyces achromogenes genome window below encodes:
- a CDS encoding polysaccharide deacetylase family protein: protein MRSLTRKTKNTRSALRGAAISVATACLTVTLTGCGGLDPTRPSAARAVPAATAQAARLGPVDCRVAKCIALTFDAGPSENSARLLDILKERQVPATFFLLGKGHIDKHPELVRRMAAEGHEVASHTWDHKILTRIEPEKIREELQRPNDEIERLIGRRPTLMRPPQGRTDETVHEICRELGLSEVLWTVTAKDYATTDSALIQRRVLAQADRDGIILLHDIYDGTVPAVPGIIDALKERGFVFVTVPQLLAPGRAEPGKVYR, encoded by the coding sequence ATGCGTTCACTGACGAGGAAGACGAAGAACACCAGGTCCGCGTTGCGCGGCGCCGCCATCTCGGTGGCGACCGCCTGCCTGACGGTCACGCTCACCGGCTGCGGCGGCCTCGACCCCACCCGTCCGAGCGCCGCCCGGGCCGTGCCCGCGGCCACCGCGCAGGCCGCCCGCCTCGGCCCCGTCGACTGCCGGGTGGCGAAGTGCATCGCCCTCACCTTCGACGCGGGACCGAGCGAGAACTCCGCCAGGCTGCTGGACATACTCAAGGAGAGACAGGTCCCGGCGACCTTCTTCCTGTTGGGCAAGGGACACATCGACAAGCACCCCGAGCTCGTCAGACGCATGGCCGCCGAGGGGCACGAGGTGGCCAGCCACACCTGGGACCACAAGATCCTCACGCGGATCGAGCCGGAGAAGATACGCGAGGAACTCCAGCGCCCCAACGACGAGATAGAGCGCCTCATCGGCCGCCGCCCCACCCTGATGCGTCCGCCGCAGGGCCGCACCGACGAGACCGTGCACGAGATCTGCCGCGAGCTGGGACTCTCCGAGGTGCTGTGGACGGTGACCGCCAAGGACTACGCGACGACCGACTCCGCCCTGATCCAGCGCCGGGTCCTCGCACAGGCCGACCGGGACGGCATCATCCTGCTGCACGACATCTACGACGGGACCGTACCGGCGGTGCCCGGCATCATCGACGCGCTGAAAGAGCGCGGATTCGTTTTCGTGACCGTTCCTCAGCTGCTGGCGCCCGGCAGGGCCGAGCCGGGGAAGGTCTACCGCTGA
- a CDS encoding family 43 glycosylhydrolase, translated as MRRNAVRLLLAVLVALAAALTGLGSPAQAAAPDSPAVTYTNPIAEKRADPHIFKHTDGYYYFTATVPEYDRIVLRRATTIQGLSTAQEVTIWTKHASGVMGAHIWAPEIHFIDGKWYVYFAAGATSDIWAIRMYVLEGTGANPLTATWTEKGQIKTTWESFSLDATTFVVNGVRYLAWAQRNPAENNNTSLFIAKMANPWTITGTPAEISQPTLSWETVGFKVNEGPALIQHGGKVFMTYSASATDANYCLGMLTASATADLTAPASWSKGSQPVFTTNATTSQYGPGHNSFTVSEDGKSDILVYHDRSYKDISGDPLNDPNRRTRVQKVYWKADGTPDFGIPVADGVTPQRFSSYNYADRFIRHWEYRAKIEANVSPLADSQFRVVPGLAGTGTVSLEAANFPGYYLRHKNFEVWLEKNDGSSTFASDATFYRRAGLADSAGVSYESYNNAGRYIRHYNYLLYVQTPSTATDRGDATFYAQ; from the coding sequence TTGAGACGCAACGCCGTCCGGCTGCTCCTGGCCGTACTCGTCGCCCTCGCGGCCGCCCTCACCGGCCTGGGCTCCCCCGCCCAGGCCGCCGCGCCCGACTCCCCCGCGGTGACGTACACCAATCCGATCGCCGAGAAGCGCGCCGACCCGCACATCTTCAAGCACACCGACGGCTACTACTACTTCACCGCCACGGTCCCCGAGTACGACCGCATCGTGCTGCGCCGGGCGACGACCATCCAGGGCCTGTCGACGGCCCAGGAGGTCACCATCTGGACCAAGCACGCCAGCGGGGTCATGGGCGCGCACATCTGGGCGCCGGAGATCCACTTCATCGACGGCAAGTGGTACGTGTACTTCGCGGCCGGGGCGACGTCCGACATCTGGGCGATCCGGATGTACGTCCTGGAGGGCACCGGCGCCAATCCGCTCACCGCGACCTGGACCGAGAAGGGCCAGATCAAGACCACGTGGGAGAGCTTCTCGCTCGACGCGACGACCTTCGTCGTGAACGGCGTCCGCTATCTCGCCTGGGCGCAGCGCAACCCGGCGGAGAACAACAACACCAGCCTGTTCATCGCGAAGATGGCCAACCCCTGGACGATCACGGGCACGCCGGCGGAGATCTCCCAGCCGACGTTGTCGTGGGAGACGGTCGGCTTCAAGGTCAACGAGGGGCCGGCGCTCATCCAGCACGGCGGCAAGGTCTTCATGACCTACTCGGCGAGCGCCACCGACGCCAACTACTGCCTCGGCATGCTGACCGCCTCCGCGACGGCCGACCTCACCGCCCCGGCGTCCTGGAGCAAGGGGTCACAGCCCGTCTTCACCACCAACGCCACGACCTCGCAGTACGGCCCGGGCCACAACTCGTTCACGGTCTCCGAGGACGGCAAGTCGGACATCCTCGTCTACCACGACCGCAGCTACAAGGACATCTCCGGTGACCCCCTGAACGACCCGAACCGCCGCACCCGGGTGCAGAAGGTGTACTGGAAGGCCGACGGCACGCCCGACTTCGGCATCCCGGTGGCCGACGGCGTCACCCCGCAGCGCTTCTCCTCGTACAACTACGCCGACCGGTTCATCCGCCACTGGGAGTACCGAGCCAAGATCGAGGCGAACGTCAGCCCGCTCGCCGACTCGCAGTTCCGCGTGGTGCCCGGGCTGGCCGGCACCGGCACGGTCTCGCTGGAGGCCGCGAACTTCCCGGGCTACTACCTGCGGCACAAGAACTTCGAGGTGTGGCTGGAGAAGAACGACGGCTCGTCGACGTTCGCCTCGGACGCCACCTTCTACCGCCGGGCCGGGCTCGCGGACTCGGCGGGCGTCAGCTACGAGTCGTACAACAACGCCGGCCGGTACATCCGCCACTACAACTACCTGCTGTACGTGCAGACGCCGAGCACGGCGACCGACCGGGGAGACGCGACGTTCTACGCCCAGTGA
- a CDS encoding family 43 glycosylhydrolase, which translates to MPRMYRRRPLLVCVLALLVALVAATQPVSAADGRPYTNPLKSAKGADPWLEYHDGNYYLVTTTFTGVLGIRKSPTLAGLATAPTVQVWSDTTSTRNTNIWAPELHQFNGHWYLYYSAGQGGVACCDSQRTHVLESAGTDPLGPYTYKGSLTGSNLTPGGWLIDASVLQVGGNLFLVGSGFVNGSKQSLVIAPMSNPYTLSSNTFTVISSPTLSWETSGGAVNEGPEPLYHDGRTFLTFSASFCGTPDYKLGQLELTGSDPLDPASWTKKQTPVFQRSDANSVYGPGHNGFFSSPDGTENWIVYHANSASNGGCGNGRTTRAQKFTWNADGTPNFGTPVSLGTSLPGPSGETATTPTAYTLVNRNSGKCLDLDGGSAANGTNIFQWTCNGGANQKWRVEDQGDDTSRLVNAATGGVMDTADCSAADGADLRQWSWLNNKCQRFRLVFTATGDYVRIVNENSGKVADVANCQTTNGADVRQWTWLNNNCQQWRLVPTS; encoded by the coding sequence ATGCCCCGGATGTACCGCCGCAGACCCTTGCTCGTCTGTGTGTTGGCTCTCCTCGTCGCCCTGGTGGCGGCGACCCAACCGGTGTCCGCGGCTGACGGCCGCCCGTACACCAACCCGCTGAAGTCGGCCAAGGGCGCCGATCCCTGGCTCGAGTACCACGACGGCAACTACTACCTGGTCACGACGACGTTCACGGGCGTCCTCGGCATCCGCAAGTCACCGACGCTGGCCGGCCTCGCCACCGCGCCCACCGTGCAGGTGTGGTCGGACACCACCTCGACCCGCAACACCAACATCTGGGCCCCCGAGCTCCACCAGTTCAACGGCCACTGGTACCTGTACTACTCGGCCGGCCAGGGCGGCGTCGCCTGCTGCGACTCGCAGCGCACCCACGTGCTGGAGAGCGCCGGCACCGACCCGCTGGGCCCGTACACCTACAAGGGCTCCCTCACCGGCTCCAACCTCACTCCGGGCGGCTGGCTGATCGACGCGAGCGTGCTGCAGGTGGGCGGAAACCTGTTTCTCGTGGGAAGCGGTTTCGTGAACGGCAGCAAGCAGAGCCTCGTCATCGCGCCGATGAGCAACCCGTACACCCTGTCCAGCAACACGTTCACCGTCATTTCCAGCCCGACGCTGAGCTGGGAGACCTCGGGCGGCGCGGTCAACGAGGGGCCGGAACCGCTGTACCACGACGGCCGGACGTTCCTGACCTTCTCCGCCAGCTTCTGCGGCACACCCGACTACAAGCTCGGCCAGCTGGAGCTCACCGGTTCCGACCCGCTCGACCCCGCGTCCTGGACCAAGAAGCAGACGCCCGTCTTCCAGCGCAGTGACGCCAACAGCGTGTACGGGCCCGGGCACAACGGCTTCTTCAGCTCGCCGGACGGCACGGAGAACTGGATCGTCTACCACGCCAACAGCGCCTCCAACGGAGGCTGCGGAAACGGCCGGACGACCCGCGCCCAGAAGTTCACCTGGAACGCCGACGGCACGCCGAACTTCGGCACGCCGGTCTCGCTCGGCACGTCACTCCCGGGCCCGTCCGGTGAGACGGCGACGACGCCGACGGCGTACACCCTCGTCAACCGCAACAGCGGCAAGTGCCTGGACCTCGACGGCGGTTCCGCCGCCAACGGCACGAACATCTTCCAGTGGACCTGCAACGGCGGCGCCAACCAGAAGTGGCGCGTCGAGGACCAGGGCGACGACACCAGCCGGCTGGTCAACGCCGCCACCGGCGGGGTGATGGACACCGCCGACTGCTCCGCCGCCGACGGCGCGGACCTGCGTCAGTGGTCCTGGCTCAACAACAAGTGCCAGCGCTTCCGGCTCGTCTTCACCGCGACCGGTGACTACGTCCGGATCGTCAACGAGAACAGCGGCAAGGTCGCCGACGTCGCGAACTGCCAGACCACGAACGGCGCCGACGTACGGCAGTGGACCTGGCTGAACAACAACTGCCAGCAGTGGCGCCTCGTGCCCACCTCCTGA
- the katG gene encoding catalase/peroxidase HPI translates to MTENHDAIVTDSKAAEAGGCPVAHGRAAHPTQGGGNRQWWPERLNVRILAKNPAVANPLGEDFDYAEAFQALDLAAVKQDIAEVLTTSQDWWPADFGNYGPLMIRMAWHSAGTYRISDGRGGAGAGQQRFAPLNSWPDNANLDKARRLLWPVKKKYGQSISWADLMILTGNVALEQMGFTTFGFAGGREDVWEAEEDVYWGPETTWLDDQRYTGDRELENPLGAVQMGLIYVNPEGPNGNPDPLAAARDIRETFRRMAMNDEETVALIAGGHTFGKTHGAGPADNVGADPEAASLAEQGLGWKSSYGTGKGGDTITSGLEVTWTATPTQWGNGFFDNLFGFEWELTESPAGAKQWVAKDGAGAGTIPDAHDASKRHAPTMLTTDLSLRFDPIYGPISRRFHENPDQFADAFARAWYKLTHRDLGPKSLYLGPEVPAETLLWQDPLPAADGEVIGDEDVTALKAKLLASGLTVSQLVSTAWASASTFRGSDKRGGANGARIRLEPQRGWEVNEPDELAQVLRVLEGVQAEFNSGAKKVSLADLIVLGGAAAVEKAAKDAGHDVRVPFTPGRVDASQEQTDVESFAALEPTADGFRNYLGKGNRLPAEYLLLDRANLLNLSAPELTVLVGGLRVLGANHGQSSHGVLTDAPGTLTNDFFVNLLDLGTTWSSTSSDQSLFEGRDAATGEVKWTGTRADLVFGSNSELRAVAEVYASDDAKEKFVTDFVAAWAKVSDLDRFDLV, encoded by the coding sequence ATGACCGAGAACCATGACGCGATCGTGACCGACTCGAAGGCGGCGGAGGCAGGTGGCTGCCCGGTCGCGCACGGCCGTGCGGCGCACCCGACCCAGGGCGGCGGCAACCGCCAGTGGTGGCCGGAGCGGCTCAACGTGAGGATCCTCGCGAAGAACCCCGCCGTGGCGAACCCGCTCGGCGAGGACTTCGACTACGCCGAGGCGTTCCAGGCGCTCGACCTCGCGGCCGTCAAGCAGGACATCGCCGAGGTGCTGACGACGTCGCAGGACTGGTGGCCGGCCGACTTCGGCAACTACGGCCCGCTGATGATCCGCATGGCCTGGCACAGCGCGGGCACCTACCGCATCAGTGACGGCCGCGGCGGCGCCGGCGCCGGTCAGCAGCGGTTCGCCCCGCTCAACAGCTGGCCGGACAACGCCAACCTGGACAAGGCCCGCCGTCTGCTGTGGCCGGTCAAGAAGAAGTACGGCCAGTCCATCTCCTGGGCCGACCTGATGATCCTCACCGGCAACGTCGCGCTCGAGCAGATGGGCTTCACGACCTTCGGCTTCGCCGGCGGCCGCGAGGACGTCTGGGAGGCGGAGGAGGACGTCTACTGGGGCCCCGAGACCACCTGGCTCGACGACCAGCGCTACACCGGCGACCGCGAGCTGGAGAACCCGCTCGGCGCCGTCCAGATGGGCCTCATCTACGTCAACCCCGAAGGCCCGAACGGCAACCCGGACCCGCTGGCCGCGGCCCGCGACATCCGTGAGACGTTCCGCCGGATGGCGATGAACGACGAGGAGACGGTCGCCCTGATCGCGGGCGGTCACACCTTCGGCAAGACCCACGGCGCGGGCCCGGCGGACAACGTCGGCGCCGACCCCGAGGCCGCCTCGCTGGCCGAGCAGGGCCTCGGCTGGAAGAGCAGCTACGGCACCGGCAAGGGCGGCGACACCATCACCAGCGGCCTCGAGGTCACCTGGACCGCCACGCCGACGCAGTGGGGCAACGGCTTCTTCGACAACCTGTTCGGCTTCGAGTGGGAGCTGACGGAGAGCCCGGCCGGCGCGAAGCAGTGGGTGGCCAAGGACGGCGCGGGCGCGGGCACCATCCCGGACGCGCACGACGCGTCCAAGCGGCACGCCCCGACCATGCTGACGACCGACCTGTCGCTGCGCTTCGACCCGATCTACGGGCCGATCTCGCGCCGCTTCCACGAGAACCCCGACCAGTTCGCGGACGCCTTCGCCCGCGCCTGGTACAAGCTCACCCACCGCGACCTGGGCCCGAAGTCCCTGTACCTCGGCCCGGAGGTCCCGGCGGAGACCCTGCTGTGGCAGGACCCGCTGCCGGCAGCCGACGGCGAGGTCATCGGCGACGAGGACGTCACGGCCCTCAAGGCCAAGCTCCTCGCCTCCGGCCTGACCGTCTCGCAGCTGGTGTCCACCGCGTGGGCCTCCGCCTCCACCTTCCGCGGCAGCGACAAGCGCGGCGGCGCCAACGGCGCCCGTATCCGCCTCGAGCCGCAGCGCGGCTGGGAGGTCAACGAGCCCGACGAGCTGGCGCAGGTGCTGCGCGTCCTCGAGGGCGTCCAGGCCGAGTTCAACTCCGGCGCGAAGAAGGTCTCGCTGGCCGACCTGATCGTCCTCGGCGGCGCCGCCGCCGTGGAGAAGGCCGCCAAGGACGCCGGACACGACGTGCGGGTCCCGTTCACGCCGGGCCGGGTGGACGCCTCGCAGGAGCAGACGGACGTCGAGTCCTTCGCCGCGCTCGAGCCGACCGCCGACGGGTTCCGCAACTACCTCGGCAAGGGCAACCGCCTGCCGGCCGAGTACCTCCTCCTCGACCGGGCGAACCTGCTCAACCTGAGCGCTCCGGAGCTGACGGTCCTCGTCGGCGGCCTGCGCGTCCTGGGCGCGAACCACGGGCAGTCCTCGCACGGCGTCCTCACCGACGCCCCCGGCACGCTGACGAACGACTTCTTCGTCAACCTGCTCGACCTGGGCACGACCTGGTCGTCGACGTCCTCGGACCAGTCCCTCTTCGAGGGCCGCGACGCCGCCACGGGCGAGGTGAAGTGGACCGGCACCCGTGCCGACCTGGTCTTCGGCTCGAACTCCGAGCTGCGCGCGGTCGCCGAGGTCTACGCGAGCGACGACGCGAAGGAGAAGTTCGTGACGGACTTCGTCGCGGCGTGGGCCAAGGTCTCCGACCTCGACCGGTTCGACCTGGTCTGA
- a CDS encoding Fur family transcriptional regulator: MTAPGTPTTAEELRGAGLRVTAARVALLQTVRAGDHLGVEAIASGVRDRVGHISLQAVYDALHALTTAGLVRRIEPPGSPARFEGRVGDNHHHLVCRACSAVVDVDCAVGHAPCLTASDDRGFSIDEAEVIYWGLCPDCSTVRST; encoded by the coding sequence ATGACAGCACCCGGTACACCGACCACCGCCGAGGAGCTGCGCGGTGCCGGCCTGCGGGTGACGGCCGCCCGGGTCGCGCTGCTCCAGACCGTCCGGGCGGGCGACCACCTCGGTGTCGAGGCCATCGCCTCCGGGGTGCGCGACCGCGTCGGCCACATCTCGCTGCAGGCCGTCTACGACGCCCTGCACGCGCTGACCACGGCCGGGCTGGTGCGCCGCATCGAGCCGCCGGGCAGCCCCGCCCGGTTCGAGGGGCGCGTCGGCGACAACCATCACCACCTGGTGTGCCGGGCGTGCAGCGCCGTCGTCGACGTCGACTGCGCCGTCGGCCACGCCCCCTGTCTGACCGCCTCCGACGACCGCGGCTTCTCCATAGACGAGGCCGAGGTCATCTACTGGGGCCTGTGCCCCGACTGTTCGACCGTTCGCAGCACCTGA